The following are encoded in a window of Doryrhamphus excisus isolate RoL2022-K1 chromosome 16, RoL_Dexc_1.0, whole genome shotgun sequence genomic DNA:
- the znf217 gene encoding zinc finger protein 217 isoform X1, with amino-acid sequence MTSRTHNSYRVHLSINQSHDGRHHLDEHPSMPTDARLPFPESPDGPGRDSLTSSGADVPGPGSSMTPHASHPAKAAEPPSCMFCDKTFTHQDEVGAHVLTQHPTTFFEPAVLRIEAEFRIPGQRAWPEAGSSAAHQEEGHSCVVCGQAWRDAGELENHLRKHKDYFAYCCHVCGRRFREPWFLKNHMKMHGKTGGRSRAPQDQENPVTVNGVVQEAGSEPVVTAYKMCMVCGFFFPDHDSLVEHSQVHNREPEPGKDEVPDSRYVSQYSFLHGLDLQPRPPGKPLQPERTSKWIPQLDPYNTFQAWQLATKGKIAVGPVSTKDLGQEASTDNEDCGSDKEQTNPAWPDAPGDKAARDAPGRELRSQHQAAERRREPRLLQRRSWMQHAKDTERPTTCDECLRTFRTYHQLVLHSRVHRKEAGGDSPAEGTLSRAGSADRVDDGEDGAEDASLAERFAAGEDGLDRAKVRSKHCSYCGKSFRSSYYLTVHLRTHTGEKPYKCVYCDYAAAQRTSLKYHLERRHKDKPYVEIPSKPGLSPSDGKLANEAAKSSEDTATRKSPESEDKAAAENASVTPPPRAEKEEDQDPEAPLNLSLKMSLSVPARKVSSASACSLCAYQSIYPEVVMIHKQLSHKEKSDVGRKNLYSKQRRLTGCPPALQGRDVPPLDTLERRHPRRTKSPPPQPSRPKEPTPKRTPDAPLSDGPRSRLSEPTRFIDAARGCRTEQPPTAERVASAERSFPGRSGGAVWKSDAARLFLSGPFGSLPPVGEPSVKRLKVTLPAGAPATGRPGFRGAPSGEGAIIRPPPQGRAVKATPPAEALGPIKSTSIAAIGAGLAPDWKVMNLLHSCAPSNLPPLYYPVPGNPNHGGPPTPRAGGRSVLFQHLTRPPPNLQRREPPGPAPKHP; translated from the exons ATGACGTCACGCACTCACAACTCCTACCGAGTCCACCTGAGCATCAATCAAAGTCATGAcg GTCGGCATCACCTTGACGAGCATCCCAGCATGCCGACCGACGCTCGGCTGCCGTTCCCGGAGAGCCCGGACGGACCGGGCCGAGACAGCTTGACGAGCAGCGGCGCCGACGTCCCGGGACCCGGCTCCAGCATGACCCCTCACGCCAGCCACCCGGCCAAGGCGGCCGAGCCGCCATCTTGCATGTTCTGCGACAAGACCTTCACCCACCAGGACGAGGTGGGCGCCCACGTCCTGACGCAGCACCCCACCACCTTCTTCGAGCCGGCCGTGCTCAGGATCGAAGCGGAATTCCGGATCCCGGGTCAGAGGGCGTGGCCCGAAGCGGGCAGTTCGGCGGCGCACCAAGAGGAGGGTCACAGCTGCGTGGTGTGCGGCCAGGCGTGGCGGGACGCCGGCGAGCTGGAGAACCACCTGAGGAAGCACAAGGACTACTTCGCCTACTGCTGCCACGTGTGCGGGCGGCGCTTCAGGGAGCCCTGGTTCCTCAAGAACCACATGAAGATGCACGGCAAGACCGGCGGCCGGAGCAGGGCCCCGCAGGACCAGGAGAACCCGGTCACGGTCAACGGCGTGGTCCAAGAGGCCGGGTCCGAGCCCGTGGTCACCGCCTACAAGATGTGCATGGTCTGCGGGTTCTTCTTCCCGGACCACGACAGCCTTGTGGAACACAGTCAGGTCCACAACCGAGAGCCGGAGCCCGGCAAAGACGAAGTCCCGGACTCGCGATACGTGAGCCAGTACAGCTTTCTTCACGGCCTGGACCTCCAGCCTCGTCCCCCGGGAAAGCCTTTGCAACCCGAAAGGACGTCCAAATGGATCCCCCAGCTGGACCCCTACAACACGTTCCAGGCCTGGCAGCTGGCCACCAAGGGCAAGATCGCCGTGGGTCCCGTCTCCACGAAAGACCTGGGCCAGGAGGCCAGCACGGACAACGAGGACTGCGGCTCGGACAAGGAGCAGACGAACCCGGCGTGGCCCGACGCTCCAGGAGACAAAGCTGCCAGGGACGCTCCGGGCCGAGAGCTCCGGTCCCAGCACCAGGCCGCGGAACGCCGCCGGGAGCCGCGACTGCTGCAGCGCCGGTCCTGGATGCAACACGCCAAAGACACGGAACGGCCCACCACCTGCGACGAGTGCCTGCGGACCTTCAGGACCTACCACCAGCTGGTGCTGCACTCCAGAGTGCACAGGAAGGAGGCGGGGGGGGACAGTCCCGCCGAGGGGACGCTGTCCAGGGCCGGCTCTGCGGACCGCGTGGACGACGGCGAGGACGGCGCCGAGGATGCGTCTCTGGCGGAACGCTTTGCTGCAG GCGAGGACGGCCTGGACCGCGCCAAGGTTCGATCCAAGCACTGCAGCTACTGCGGCAAGTCCTTCCGATCCAGCTATTACCTCACCGTGCACCTGAGGACCCACACAG GTGAGAAACCCTACAAGTGCGTCTACTGCGACTACGCCGCCGCCCAGAGGACGTCCCTGAAGTACCACCTGGAGCGCCGCCACAAGGACAAACCTTACGTGGAGATCCCCAGCAAACCGGGTCTGTCCCCGAGCGACGGGAAACTCGCCAACGAGGCCGCCAAGAGTTCCGAGGACACGGCGACGAGGAAAAGCCCCGAAAGCGAAGACAAAGCGGCGGCTGAAAATGCGTCCGTCACGCCGCCCCCGAGGGCGGAAAAGGAGGAAGACCAGGACCCCGAGGCGCCCTTGAATCTGTCCTTAAAAATGTCCCTGTCCGTCCCAGCCAGGAAGGTGTCAAGCGCGTCTGCGTGCTCCCTGTGCGCGTACCAAAGCATCTACCCCGAGGTCGTGATGATACACAAGCAGCTGAGCCACAAGGAGAAGTCGGACGTCGGCAGGAAGAATCTTTACAGCAAGCAGAGACGCCTCACGGGGTGCCCGCCCGCCCTCCAGGGCCGAGACGTCCCCCCGCTCGACACCCTCGAGAGGCGCCACCCTCGCCGAACCAAGTCCCCGCCCCCTCAACCTTCAAGACCCAAAGAGCCCACACCCAAGCGGACCCCGGACGCACCTCTCAGCGACGGTCCCCGGAGTCGCCTTTCGGAGCCGACACGCTTCATAGACGCGGCCAGGGGGTGCCGGACCGAGCAACCGCCCACCGCGGAGAGGGTGGCGTCTGCCGAGAGGAGTTTCCCCGGGCGAAGCGGCGGCGCCGTATGGAAGTCGGACGCCGCTCGCCTCTTCCTGTCCGGCCCGTTCGGGAGCCTCCCGCCTGTTGGCGAGCCGTCTGTCAAGCGGCTGAAGGTCACCCTGCCTGCTGGGGCCCCCGCCACCGGGAGGCCCGGCTTCCGGGGAGCGCCCTCGGGGGAGGGGGCCATCATCAGGCCGCCGCCTCAAGGGAGGGCCGTCAAAGCGACGCCACCCGCAGAAGCCCTGGGCCCGATCAAGAGCACGTCCATCGCCGCCATCGGCGCCGGTTTGGCCCCCGACTGGAAGGTGATGAACCTCCTGCACTCCTGCGCCCCCAGCAACCTGCCGCCCCTCTATTACCCCGTCCCGGGGAACCCCAACCACGGGGGGCCGCCTACCCCAAGAGCAG GGGGCAGGAGCGTGCTGTTCCAACACCTGACCCGACCCCCACCCAATCTGCAGAGGAGGGAGCCCCCAGGCCCCGCCCCCAAGCACCCCTGA
- the znf217 gene encoding zinc finger protein 217 isoform X2 produces the protein MPTDARLPFPESPDGPGRDSLTSSGADVPGPGSSMTPHASHPAKAAEPPSCMFCDKTFTHQDEVGAHVLTQHPTTFFEPAVLRIEAEFRIPGQRAWPEAGSSAAHQEEGHSCVVCGQAWRDAGELENHLRKHKDYFAYCCHVCGRRFREPWFLKNHMKMHGKTGGRSRAPQDQENPVTVNGVVQEAGSEPVVTAYKMCMVCGFFFPDHDSLVEHSQVHNREPEPGKDEVPDSRYVSQYSFLHGLDLQPRPPGKPLQPERTSKWIPQLDPYNTFQAWQLATKGKIAVGPVSTKDLGQEASTDNEDCGSDKEQTNPAWPDAPGDKAARDAPGRELRSQHQAAERRREPRLLQRRSWMQHAKDTERPTTCDECLRTFRTYHQLVLHSRVHRKEAGGDSPAEGTLSRAGSADRVDDGEDGAEDASLAERFAAGEDGLDRAKVRSKHCSYCGKSFRSSYYLTVHLRTHTGEKPYKCVYCDYAAAQRTSLKYHLERRHKDKPYVEIPSKPGLSPSDGKLANEAAKSSEDTATRKSPESEDKAAAENASVTPPPRAEKEEDQDPEAPLNLSLKMSLSVPARKVSSASACSLCAYQSIYPEVVMIHKQLSHKEKSDVGRKNLYSKQRRLTGCPPALQGRDVPPLDTLERRHPRRTKSPPPQPSRPKEPTPKRTPDAPLSDGPRSRLSEPTRFIDAARGCRTEQPPTAERVASAERSFPGRSGGAVWKSDAARLFLSGPFGSLPPVGEPSVKRLKVTLPAGAPATGRPGFRGAPSGEGAIIRPPPQGRAVKATPPAEALGPIKSTSIAAIGAGLAPDWKVMNLLHSCAPSNLPPLYYPVPGNPNHGGPPTPRAGGRSVLFQHLTRPPPNLQRREPPGPAPKHP, from the exons ATGCCGACCGACGCTCGGCTGCCGTTCCCGGAGAGCCCGGACGGACCGGGCCGAGACAGCTTGACGAGCAGCGGCGCCGACGTCCCGGGACCCGGCTCCAGCATGACCCCTCACGCCAGCCACCCGGCCAAGGCGGCCGAGCCGCCATCTTGCATGTTCTGCGACAAGACCTTCACCCACCAGGACGAGGTGGGCGCCCACGTCCTGACGCAGCACCCCACCACCTTCTTCGAGCCGGCCGTGCTCAGGATCGAAGCGGAATTCCGGATCCCGGGTCAGAGGGCGTGGCCCGAAGCGGGCAGTTCGGCGGCGCACCAAGAGGAGGGTCACAGCTGCGTGGTGTGCGGCCAGGCGTGGCGGGACGCCGGCGAGCTGGAGAACCACCTGAGGAAGCACAAGGACTACTTCGCCTACTGCTGCCACGTGTGCGGGCGGCGCTTCAGGGAGCCCTGGTTCCTCAAGAACCACATGAAGATGCACGGCAAGACCGGCGGCCGGAGCAGGGCCCCGCAGGACCAGGAGAACCCGGTCACGGTCAACGGCGTGGTCCAAGAGGCCGGGTCCGAGCCCGTGGTCACCGCCTACAAGATGTGCATGGTCTGCGGGTTCTTCTTCCCGGACCACGACAGCCTTGTGGAACACAGTCAGGTCCACAACCGAGAGCCGGAGCCCGGCAAAGACGAAGTCCCGGACTCGCGATACGTGAGCCAGTACAGCTTTCTTCACGGCCTGGACCTCCAGCCTCGTCCCCCGGGAAAGCCTTTGCAACCCGAAAGGACGTCCAAATGGATCCCCCAGCTGGACCCCTACAACACGTTCCAGGCCTGGCAGCTGGCCACCAAGGGCAAGATCGCCGTGGGTCCCGTCTCCACGAAAGACCTGGGCCAGGAGGCCAGCACGGACAACGAGGACTGCGGCTCGGACAAGGAGCAGACGAACCCGGCGTGGCCCGACGCTCCAGGAGACAAAGCTGCCAGGGACGCTCCGGGCCGAGAGCTCCGGTCCCAGCACCAGGCCGCGGAACGCCGCCGGGAGCCGCGACTGCTGCAGCGCCGGTCCTGGATGCAACACGCCAAAGACACGGAACGGCCCACCACCTGCGACGAGTGCCTGCGGACCTTCAGGACCTACCACCAGCTGGTGCTGCACTCCAGAGTGCACAGGAAGGAGGCGGGGGGGGACAGTCCCGCCGAGGGGACGCTGTCCAGGGCCGGCTCTGCGGACCGCGTGGACGACGGCGAGGACGGCGCCGAGGATGCGTCTCTGGCGGAACGCTTTGCTGCAG GCGAGGACGGCCTGGACCGCGCCAAGGTTCGATCCAAGCACTGCAGCTACTGCGGCAAGTCCTTCCGATCCAGCTATTACCTCACCGTGCACCTGAGGACCCACACAG GTGAGAAACCCTACAAGTGCGTCTACTGCGACTACGCCGCCGCCCAGAGGACGTCCCTGAAGTACCACCTGGAGCGCCGCCACAAGGACAAACCTTACGTGGAGATCCCCAGCAAACCGGGTCTGTCCCCGAGCGACGGGAAACTCGCCAACGAGGCCGCCAAGAGTTCCGAGGACACGGCGACGAGGAAAAGCCCCGAAAGCGAAGACAAAGCGGCGGCTGAAAATGCGTCCGTCACGCCGCCCCCGAGGGCGGAAAAGGAGGAAGACCAGGACCCCGAGGCGCCCTTGAATCTGTCCTTAAAAATGTCCCTGTCCGTCCCAGCCAGGAAGGTGTCAAGCGCGTCTGCGTGCTCCCTGTGCGCGTACCAAAGCATCTACCCCGAGGTCGTGATGATACACAAGCAGCTGAGCCACAAGGAGAAGTCGGACGTCGGCAGGAAGAATCTTTACAGCAAGCAGAGACGCCTCACGGGGTGCCCGCCCGCCCTCCAGGGCCGAGACGTCCCCCCGCTCGACACCCTCGAGAGGCGCCACCCTCGCCGAACCAAGTCCCCGCCCCCTCAACCTTCAAGACCCAAAGAGCCCACACCCAAGCGGACCCCGGACGCACCTCTCAGCGACGGTCCCCGGAGTCGCCTTTCGGAGCCGACACGCTTCATAGACGCGGCCAGGGGGTGCCGGACCGAGCAACCGCCCACCGCGGAGAGGGTGGCGTCTGCCGAGAGGAGTTTCCCCGGGCGAAGCGGCGGCGCCGTATGGAAGTCGGACGCCGCTCGCCTCTTCCTGTCCGGCCCGTTCGGGAGCCTCCCGCCTGTTGGCGAGCCGTCTGTCAAGCGGCTGAAGGTCACCCTGCCTGCTGGGGCCCCCGCCACCGGGAGGCCCGGCTTCCGGGGAGCGCCCTCGGGGGAGGGGGCCATCATCAGGCCGCCGCCTCAAGGGAGGGCCGTCAAAGCGACGCCACCCGCAGAAGCCCTGGGCCCGATCAAGAGCACGTCCATCGCCGCCATCGGCGCCGGTTTGGCCCCCGACTGGAAGGTGATGAACCTCCTGCACTCCTGCGCCCCCAGCAACCTGCCGCCCCTCTATTACCCCGTCCCGGGGAACCCCAACCACGGGGGGCCGCCTACCCCAAGAGCAG GGGGCAGGAGCGTGCTGTTCCAACACCTGACCCGACCCCCACCCAATCTGCAGAGGAGGGAGCCCCCAGGCCCCGCCCCCAAGCACCCCTGA